In Thermodesulfobacteriota bacterium, the genomic stretch CCGAGGCGCACGCCAACTACATAGTCAATGCAGGCGGGGCAAAGGCAAAGGACGTGCTCGCGCTCATGGCCCTCGTAAGGGACAGGGTCTTCAGCTCCCTGGGCATCGTGCTCGAGCCTGAGATAAAGGTTATAGGGGAGGATTAGGCATTGAGGCCCGGCATGCTTAAAAAGAAGAAGATAGGCGTACTCATGGGCGGGACTTCCGAGGAGAGGGAGATTTCCCTCAAGACCGGCAGGGCCGTCCTGGGCGCGCTCCTTGAAAAGGGCTACAGGGCCGTTGCCATAGACGCTGGAAAAGACCTGCCGGCCAGGCTCAGGGCCGGGAAGATAGAGGTGGCCTTTATCGCGCTCCACGGTAGACACGGCGAGGACGGCTGCGTGCAGGGCCTCCTCGAGGTCATGGGCATACCTTACACCGGCTCCGGCGTAAGGGCCTCTGCAATGGCCATGGACAAGGCGGTCGCCAAGAAGGTGATGGAGAGCCACAATGTTTCGACCCCGAAGTCCCTTGTCCATGACGGAAAGAGCGCCGTCACGCTCAGGCCCCCGCTCGTCGTAAAGCCCGCGTGCCAGGGCTCGGCGATAGGCGTGAGCATCGTAAAAGGAAGGTCCGGGCTCAAAAGGGCGCTTGAGCTCGCCGGCAGCTTCGGGGGCGGCGTGCTCGTCGAGAAGTATATAGAGGGAAGGGAAATTACGATAGGCATACTGGACGGCGCGGTCCTTCCGACCATTGAGATAAGGCCCAGGAAGGGCTTTTACGATTACAGGGCCAAGTACACGAAGGGCATGACCGATTTCCTGGTCCCTGCGCCGATCCCGAAGGCTGTCGAAAGAAGGGCGGCCAAGGAGGCCCTTGCCGCCTACCGGGCGCTCGGGTGCTCCGGCGCAGCCAGGGTGGACGTGATGCTCGGCAAAACCGGGACCCCTTATGTGCTGGAGGTCAACACGGTCCCGGGCATGACGGAGCTGAGCCTCCTTCCGAGGGCTGCGGAGGCGGCGGGCATGGACTATCCCGCGCTCGTGGAAAAGATACTGAGGGGCGCCGGGCTTAATAAGTTCTGATGAAAAGGATAATGAAAAAAAAGAACAGGAGGCTCAAGGAGCCCTTCAGTCTCCGGGCCGCCCGCGCTGCAAGGAGCACGGCCAGGGTCCTTGCCTTCGCGCTGCCCTTGCCTATCCTCGCCTTCGGCTCGTGGTGGGCGCATGGGAAGCTCACGACCGCCAGCTATCTGAACATAACCGGCATAAGCGTTGTCGGGGCGGAGAGGGTGGGCGAGGAGGACGTAATAGGGCTTTCGGGCCTCAAGGAGGGGCAGAACCTCTTCTCGTTCTCCAAGGACCAGGTCGTATCGAGCCTAAAGGCCAACGCGTGGATAGAGTCCGCGAGCATCGATAGAAAGCTCCCGGACAAGGTCGTCATAGAGATAACCGAGAGGCGGCCCGCGGTATTCGTGAAGACGGACGCGTTATACCTTATGGACGCGCGCGGGATAATATTCAAGAGGTACTCGGCGGAGGACGAGGGGCTCGACCTCCCGGTCGTGACCGGCTTCATTCCCGGGAGGTTCGGGGAGAGGGAAGAGGAGATGGAAGGCAGGCTCCTTGAGCTGATATCCCTGTTGAACAGCCGGAGCGGCTTCAATATAGCAGGCGTATCGGAGATAAGCGTAGACCCGGCGCACGGGCTCTCCATATTCACCCTCGACGAGGGGGTGAGGCTCGATGTGGGCCTGGACGGGTTCGAGGAGAAGCTCCTCTCCTTCGAGAGGATACTCGGGACGAGGGACGGGGTGCTCCGGGGCATAGAGGCTTTCGACCTCAAAAACCACCGCGAGGTGGTGGTGAGGTTTGCAACCGACGTTGTAAAGAGAGGCGGTGAGGCGAATGGCGAAAAGGGATAACATAATCGTCGGGCTCGACATAGGCACGACCAAGATATGCGCCATAGTCGGCGAGAAGACCCGGGAGGGGGTCGAAGTAATCGGCATAGGCACCCACCCCTCCAAGGGGCTCCGCAAGGGCGTGGTCGTGAATATCGAGAGCACGGTCGAGTCCATCCGGAAGGCGGTCGAAGAGGCCGAGCTCATGGCCGGATGCGAGATAAACAGGGTCTACTGCGGCATAGCGGGCGGCCACATACGCGCCTTCAACAGCCACGGCGTCATCGCCATAAAGAACAGGGAGATA encodes the following:
- a CDS encoding D-alanine--D-alanine ligase; the protein is MLKKKKIGVLMGGTSEEREISLKTGRAVLGALLEKGYRAVAIDAGKDLPARLRAGKIEVAFIALHGRHGEDGCVQGLLEVMGIPYTGSGVRASAMAMDKAVAKKVMESHNVSTPKSLVHDGKSAVTLRPPLVVKPACQGSAIGVSIVKGRSGLKRALELAGSFGGGVLVEKYIEGREITIGILDGAVLPTIEIRPRKGFYDYRAKYTKGMTDFLVPAPIPKAVERRAAKEALAAYRALGCSGAARVDVMLGKTGTPYVLEVNTVPGMTELSLLPRAAEAAGMDYPALVEKILRGAGLNKF
- a CDS encoding FtsQ-type POTRA domain-containing protein, which codes for MKKKNRRLKEPFSLRAARAARSTARVLAFALPLPILAFGSWWAHGKLTTASYLNITGISVVGAERVGEEDVIGLSGLKEGQNLFSFSKDQVVSSLKANAWIESASIDRKLPDKVVIEITERRPAVFVKTDALYLMDARGIIFKRYSAEDEGLDLPVVTGFIPGRFGEREEEMEGRLLELISLLNSRSGFNIAGVSEISVDPAHGLSIFTLDEGVRLDVGLDGFEEKLLSFERILGTRDGVLRGIEAFDLKNHREVVVRFATDVVKRGGEANGEKG